TGCCCACCGAGATAGGCCGCTACGGCGCCGGCGGGCGCGCGCTCTACATGCCCCGCGGCCCCGGCGGCCGGGTGTACGACTGGAGGGGCGACGTCCCTTAGGGCTTCGGTGCCGTCCGGGGATACGGGGCGGGGGAGCGGGGCACGCGTAGCAGGGGAAGCCGACCGGTCGTCGCGGGCGTGAGGAGGCGGAGCGAACCATGGGACTGCTGACCGAAGGCGGCTCGGCGCTGCGCGACCGGATCGGCCACGCGATCTTCTCCCGGGTGGCGGGACCGGACGGCCCGGACAACCGGGCACGCATCCACGGCACGCCCGGCCCGCGCTGGTTCGGCCCCGAGCGGCCGGTCAGGACGGTGCACGGGGACGCCTCGATGTTCATCGGCGGGCTGTCCGCGCTGCTCCTCCAGTCGCTCCACCCGCTGGCCATGGCCGCGGTCGCCGGGCACTCCGGGTTCCGCGGCGACCCCTGGGGACGCCTCCAGCGGACCAGCACCTTCCTCGCCGTCACCACCTACGGCACCGCCGACAGCGCCCAGCGGGCCGTCGACCGGGTGCGGGCCGTCCACGAGACGGTGCGCGGCACCACCCCCGACGGCGAGGAGTACCGGGCGGCCGACCCCCGGCTGCTGTGCTGGGTGCACGTCGCCGAGGTCGACTGCTTCCTGCGCGCCCACCAGCGCTACGGCGCCCACCCCCTGGACGCGGCGGGCTGCGACGGGTACGTCGCCGACATGGCGCGCATCGCCACCGCCCTCGGCGTCCCCGACCCGCCGGTCGACCGCGCAGGGCTCGCCGAACGGCTGGAGGCCTACCGGGGCGAGCTGCGCGCCACCCCCGAGGCACGCGGCACCGCACGCTTCCTGCTGCTCAACCCGCCCGTCCCGCTGCTCGCCCGGGTGCCGTACGGCGTGCTCGCCGCCAACGCCGTGTCCCTGCTGCCCGTGTGGGCCTCCCGTGCCCTGTGGCTGCCCCGCATCCCCCCGGCCGAGGGCGTCTGCGTCCGCCCCCTGGGCACCGCAGTCACCGCGGGCATCCGCTGGGCCCTCACCCCGACCCGCCCCGCCCCCTGACCCCGCTTGCGTTCCCGCGGGCAGTCGTGTCTCCCCCAGTGCCCGAAGGGCCTGGGTGGTACCCCCCGGGGCGGCACGGGTGGGCGCGACGGCACCCCGCGAACCGGTACGGCACCGCCGTGTCGGTTGACGCGCCGCAGAGAGGGCACTCAGTGCTGACTGGCGTCACCCTCGGACACGGGAGGTCGAAGTGGCGGTTCGCCATCGTCTGATCCGTACGAGCCCACGGTCCGTATGGGCCGTCCTCGCGGACGGCACCCGTTACGCCGAATGGGTCGTAGGAACCGCGTCGTCGCGACCGGTGCGCGGCCACTGGCCCGAGCTGGGCTCCGCGATCGGCTTCGAGGTGCGCCTCGGCCCCGTGAGCCTGTCCAACGAGACCGTCGTCCGACGCTGCGAACCAGGCGAGGCGCTGGAGCTGGAGGCCAAGGCCGGCCCGCTCGGCACCGCCCGCATCTCCATCGAGCTGCGCCCCTGGGGCGACCAGTGCCTGGTCCTCGTCGACGAGCACCCCTTGCGGGGAGCGGGCGGCACGTTGCACAACGTGGCCGTGGAGGCACTGATCCAGATCCGCCACCGCACCATGCTCGCCCGGCTGGCGAAGATCTGTGAGACCGAGGCGGCCGAGGCGGAACAGCGCCGCCCCCTCGGCCAGGTGGTGTCACCGCATCCCGACGAGGGAGGCCCCCGTGCCTGACGCCGTGGTGATCGGGGCCGGCCCCAACGGACTGGTCGCGGCGAACCTGCTGGCCGACGCCGGCTGGAGCGTCGAGGTGCTGGAGGAGCAGCCGGAGCCCGGCGGGGCGGTACGCCACGACCGGGGTGTCGAGCCGGACTTCGTCAGCGACCTCTGCAGCTCCTTCTACCCGCTCGCCGCCGCCTCCCCGGTGCTCGCCGGCCTCCGCCTGGAGCAGCACGGGCTGCGCTGGAGCCACGCCCCGCAGGTCCTCGCCCACCCGCTGACCGACGGCAGGTGCGCGGTGCTCGACCGCAGTGTCGACGCCACCGCCGACTCCCTGGACGCCTTCGCGCCCGGCGACGGAGCCGCCTGGCGGCGGCTGCACGAGGTGTGGGAGAACCTCCGCCCGGCACTCCTCGACGCGCTGTTCACCCCCTTCCCGCCGGTACGGCCCGCGGCCCGGCTGGCCGTCCGGCTGCGCGGCGCCGGCGGACTGCGCATGGCACGCACCCTGGTCCTGC
The Streptomyces fungicidicus DNA segment above includes these coding regions:
- a CDS encoding oxygenase MpaB family protein encodes the protein MGLLTEGGSALRDRIGHAIFSRVAGPDGPDNRARIHGTPGPRWFGPERPVRTVHGDASMFIGGLSALLLQSLHPLAMAAVAGHSGFRGDPWGRLQRTSTFLAVTTYGTADSAQRAVDRVRAVHETVRGTTPDGEEYRAADPRLLCWVHVAEVDCFLRAHQRYGAHPLDAAGCDGYVADMARIATALGVPDPPVDRAGLAERLEAYRGELRATPEARGTARFLLLNPPVPLLARVPYGVLAANAVSLLPVWASRALWLPRIPPAEGVCVRPLGTAVTAGIRWALTPTRPAP
- a CDS encoding SRPBCC family protein, which gives rise to MAVRHRLIRTSPRSVWAVLADGTRYAEWVVGTASSRPVRGHWPELGSAIGFEVRLGPVSLSNETVVRRCEPGEALELEAKAGPLGTARISIELRPWGDQCLVLVDEHPLRGAGGTLHNVAVEALIQIRHRTMLARLAKICETEAAEAEQRRPLGQVVSPHPDEGGPRA